A genomic segment from Microbacterium sp. SORGH_AS_0428 encodes:
- a CDS encoding NADP-dependent isocitrate dehydrogenase gives MPDSTIIYTHTDEAPALATASFLPIVRAVAGQAGVEIATRDISLAGRILAAFPQQLTPEQLVGDALAELGALATLPEANIIKLPNISASIPQLKAAIAELQAQGYDIPDYPDEPNGVEQESVRARYDKIKGSAVNPVLREGNSDRRAPGAVKSYARKHPHRNKAFAEGSKTRVATLGHDDFRSNEISWVSPDDDTLTIRHVDAAGTETVLKSGLKVLPGEIVDATFLSAAALDAFLAETLATAKADDVLYSVHLKATMMKVSDPIIFGHVVKAFFADVFARYGDQLAAAGLTPNDGLGAILSGLSGLEKGDEIAAAFEQAIASGPRLSYVNSDKGITNLHVPSDVIVDASMPALIRNGGKLWGVDGGEDDTLAVIPDSSYAGIYQAVIEDVIAHGPLDPATIGTVPNVGLMAQAAEEYGSHDKTFEIAAAGVVQVVTSAGEVVLESAVEAGDIWRATQTKDIAVRDWVKLAVTRARATGVPAVFWLDEGRAHDAQLIAKVRTYLAEHDTEGLQIEILAPTDATLFSLERLRAGQDTISVTGNVLRDYLTDLFPILEVGTSAKMLSIVPLLAGGGLFETGAGGSAPKHVQQLLAEDYLRWDSLGEFFALAASFEHFATFTGNVRAQVLADTLDAATGTFLENDKSPGRALGTIDNRGSHFYLALYWVQELAAQSSDAELARAFAPIAQELAAAEETIVAELLAVQGKPVDIGGYYHPSPRLVEEVMRPSATLNRIIDAI, from the coding sequence GTGCCTGATTCCACGATCATCTACACGCACACCGACGAGGCTCCGGCGCTCGCCACCGCATCCTTCCTTCCCATCGTCCGCGCCGTCGCCGGCCAGGCGGGGGTCGAGATCGCGACGCGCGACATCTCGCTCGCCGGTCGCATCCTCGCAGCCTTCCCGCAGCAGCTCACCCCCGAGCAGCTCGTCGGCGACGCGCTCGCCGAACTCGGCGCGCTCGCGACGCTGCCGGAGGCGAACATCATCAAGCTGCCGAACATCTCGGCATCGATCCCGCAGCTGAAGGCCGCCATCGCCGAGCTGCAGGCGCAGGGCTACGACATCCCCGACTACCCCGACGAGCCGAACGGCGTCGAGCAGGAGAGCGTCCGCGCGCGCTACGACAAGATCAAGGGCTCTGCGGTCAACCCGGTGCTCCGCGAGGGCAACAGCGATCGCCGAGCCCCGGGCGCTGTGAAGAGCTACGCGCGCAAGCACCCGCACCGCAACAAGGCGTTCGCCGAGGGCTCGAAGACCCGCGTCGCGACCCTGGGACACGACGACTTCCGCTCGAACGAGATCTCCTGGGTCTCGCCCGATGACGACACCCTCACGATCCGCCACGTGGATGCGGCGGGCACCGAGACCGTACTGAAGTCCGGTCTCAAGGTGCTCCCGGGCGAGATCGTGGACGCCACGTTCCTCTCGGCGGCCGCGCTGGACGCCTTCCTCGCCGAGACGCTGGCGACGGCCAAGGCGGACGACGTGCTGTATTCCGTGCACCTCAAGGCGACGATGATGAAGGTCAGCGACCCGATCATCTTCGGCCACGTCGTGAAGGCGTTCTTCGCCGATGTGTTCGCCCGCTACGGCGACCAGCTCGCGGCGGCCGGGCTCACGCCCAACGACGGTCTCGGCGCCATCCTGTCCGGCCTCTCGGGTCTGGAGAAGGGCGACGAGATCGCCGCCGCGTTCGAGCAGGCGATCGCCTCCGGCCCGCGCCTGTCGTACGTCAACTCCGACAAGGGCATCACCAACCTGCACGTGCCCTCGGACGTGATCGTCGACGCATCCATGCCGGCGCTCATCCGCAACGGCGGGAAGCTGTGGGGCGTCGACGGCGGCGAGGACGACACGCTCGCGGTCATCCCGGACTCGTCCTACGCCGGCATCTACCAGGCCGTGATCGAGGACGTCATCGCGCACGGTCCGCTCGATCCCGCCACGATCGGCACGGTCCCGAACGTGGGACTCATGGCGCAGGCGGCCGAGGAGTATGGCAGCCACGACAAGACGTTCGAGATCGCCGCCGCCGGCGTCGTCCAGGTCGTCACCTCCGCGGGCGAGGTCGTGCTCGAGAGCGCGGTCGAGGCCGGCGACATCTGGCGGGCCACGCAGACCAAGGACATCGCCGTGCGCGACTGGGTGAAGCTCGCCGTCACCCGTGCCCGTGCCACCGGCGTGCCCGCCGTGTTCTGGCTCGACGAGGGCCGCGCGCACGACGCGCAGCTCATCGCCAAGGTGCGCACCTACCTCGCCGAGCACGACACCGAGGGTCTGCAGATCGAGATCCTCGCCCCGACCGACGCGACGCTGTTCTCGCTCGAGCGCCTGCGCGCGGGCCAGGACACGATCTCGGTGACCGGCAACGTCCTGCGCGACTACCTGACGGACCTGTTCCCGATCCTCGAGGTCGGCACGAGTGCCAAGATGCTCTCGATCGTTCCGCTGCTCGCCGGTGGCGGACTCTTCGAGACAGGTGCCGGCGGCTCCGCGCCCAAGCACGTACAGCAGCTGCTCGCCGAGGACTACCTGCGCTGGGACTCGCTGGGCGAGTTCTTCGCGCTCGCCGCATCCTTCGAGCACTTCGCGACCTTCACCGGCAACGTCCGCGCGCAGGTGCTCGCGGACACGCTGGATGCCGCGACCGGCACCTTCCTCGAGAACGACAAGTCGCCCGGTCGTGCCCTCGGCACGATCGACAACCGCGGCAGCCACTTCTACCTCGCGCTCTACTGGGTGCAGGAGCTCGCCGCGCAGTCGTCGGATGCGGAGCTGGCCCGCGCGTTCGCGCCGATCGCACAGGAGCTCGCGGCGGCCGAGGAGACGATCGTCGCCGAGCTGCTGGCGGTGCAGGGAAAGCCCGTCGACATCGGCGGCTACTACCACCCGAGCCCGCGCCTGGTCGAGGAGGTCATGCGTCCGTCCGCGACGCTGAACCGCATCATCGACGCGATCTGA
- a CDS encoding GNAT family N-acetyltransferase, whose translation MTELRLEELSAATIVAVNNMSLKPGQEQFLAPVSYGVAATVIDPRTSWQRVVLAGDDVVGFVSANFDEHETQEWFRSVLWRINVDADDQGQGIGRFAIEGLVNEARERGMDHVDVIYEAGEGGPEAFFRRVGFEPVGETEFGEVVARIVL comes from the coding sequence ATGACCGAACTGCGCCTCGAAGAGCTGTCGGCCGCGACGATCGTCGCCGTGAACAACATGTCACTCAAACCCGGGCAGGAACAGTTCCTCGCCCCGGTCAGCTACGGGGTCGCGGCGACCGTGATCGATCCGCGCACCAGCTGGCAGCGCGTCGTGCTCGCCGGCGACGACGTCGTGGGGTTCGTCAGCGCGAACTTCGACGAGCACGAGACGCAGGAGTGGTTCCGCTCGGTGCTCTGGCGTATCAACGTCGACGCCGACGATCAGGGCCAGGGCATCGGACGCTTCGCCATCGAGGGTCTCGTGAACGAGGCGCGCGAGCGCGGCATGGACCACGTCGACGTCATCTACGAAGCGGGCGAGGGCGGACCCGAGGCGTTCTTCCGCCGCGTGGGCTTCGAGCCCGTCGGCGAGACCGAGTTCGGCGAGGTCGTCGCGCGCATCGTGCTCTGA
- a CDS encoding DUF559 domain-containing protein, translated as MTLEDWLSTQGGVAHRALAQDAGYDARQVRAHAAGGRVRVMRRAWIVTDAAPADLAAAAAAGGRLACVSAARHRGWWLPPLVDPALHLHLSPHGRSGDVPAGAVAHWSVPVAPAGRFTLVESVEDALRHVAMCLAPEAARIVWESALRAEGLSVEALRLVRWRSPAASALARQVTGLSDSGLETVFVVRLGPWGLPIQQQAVIAGQRVDVLIGDRLVIQLDGFAHHHSAAQRGRDIAHDAELRLRGYTVLRFGYAQVIYDWPAVERTVARAVAAGLHLVR; from the coding sequence ATGACGCTCGAGGACTGGCTGAGCACGCAGGGCGGCGTGGCGCACCGCGCTCTCGCCCAAGACGCGGGCTACGACGCCCGTCAGGTGCGTGCGCACGCCGCGGGCGGACGCGTCCGGGTGATGCGACGCGCGTGGATCGTGACGGATGCCGCGCCCGCCGACCTCGCGGCCGCCGCCGCGGCGGGTGGGCGGCTGGCGTGCGTGTCCGCCGCGCGCCATCGGGGGTGGTGGCTCCCTCCGCTGGTCGACCCCGCCCTCCACCTGCATCTGTCGCCGCACGGGCGCTCCGGCGACGTCCCCGCCGGAGCCGTCGCGCACTGGAGCGTGCCCGTCGCCCCTGCGGGCCGCTTCACGCTGGTGGAATCCGTCGAGGATGCGCTCCGGCATGTGGCGATGTGCCTCGCCCCGGAGGCCGCCCGCATCGTGTGGGAGTCAGCCTTGCGGGCGGAGGGGCTTTCTGTCGAGGCACTGCGACTCGTGCGGTGGCGTTCGCCCGCCGCATCCGCTCTCGCCCGCCAGGTCACGGGTCTGTCGGACTCCGGACTGGAGACGGTCTTCGTCGTGCGGCTCGGCCCGTGGGGACTGCCGATCCAGCAGCAAGCGGTCATCGCGGGGCAGCGTGTCGATGTGCTGATCGGCGACCGGCTCGTCATCCAGCTCGACGGATTCGCCCATCATCACAGCGCCGCCCAGCGCGGTCGCGACATCGCCCACGATGCGGAGCTGCGGCTGCGCGGGTACACCGTGCTGCGCTTCGGCTACGCACAGGTCATCTACGACTGGCCCGCCGTGGAGCGCACGGTCGCCCGCGCCGTCGCGGCGGGTCTGCACCTGGTCCGCTGA
- a CDS encoding cation-translocating P-type ATPase — MSGTQKPVDARPATSAWWAMDAGRVAAELGTDAAEGLSDEQAARRLAESGPNAIAAPPSPRAVTLALRQLADPMNLMLIGVVVVSILIAQPSVAVVVALLVGLNVVLGTRQELAARRSVDALAQLQIPQVRVLRQGTLRQIDATDIVVGDVVQLEAGDLVPADGRILRSATCETQESALTGESAPVPKDAETLDDDDVALGDRENMLFQNTSLTRGTAVMVVTETGMQTQMGRIAGMLTAVVGTRSPLQRELDGLTKVLGLIAWGAVAIMIVLGFARGESVQTVLLVGIAMAVSAIPSGLPTFVQVMLSYGAKQLAEHRAVVKNLSDVETLGATSAINSDKTGTLTLNQMTARRLYARGQWFSVEGEGYRKAGALRHAAGLEVPDFTALAYGLCLNSDATVSDAGAVVGDPTEAALVVLAAKLGADAEETRRLYPRQAEVPFDSAYKFMVTCHDVPWDGVSAFVATIKGGPDVVLDRCTHALNAEGVVPIAKARDDILAANARLSGEGLRVLAFGYRILDDERDAVIADPMAFSDGFVFVALVGIVDPLRPEAIEAVRIAAGAGIEVRMITGDHAVTAAAIGDELGLGPGAISGSELRELSDAQLSARLPELHVFGRVTPEDKLRVARLLQERGEIVAMTGDAVNDAAALKQADIGVAMGSGSEVTKQAARMILTDDDFGTLVEAIRLGRGIYEKIVGYVRYQMSTLFSLVLLFLAASVFDINNGVPLTPLMVIFLSTFITFFPVLTITFGPDPDGIMSRPPRDVRQTLANRGSITQWLVYGGTIFATALAALLLAPGEARTTEASVPVTMAFVVISLGSVLAGMAMRRDPASGFTAPWADALKWMWIPVALTVVCVEVGFAQNLLMTTGLSGGEWLLALALSVIPAAVVEADKALRRTRARRS; from the coding sequence ATGAGCGGCACGCAGAAACCGGTGGACGCACGGCCCGCGACATCGGCCTGGTGGGCGATGGATGCCGGCCGTGTGGCGGCCGAGCTCGGTACGGACGCCGCCGAAGGGCTTTCGGACGAGCAGGCGGCCAGGCGACTGGCCGAGAGCGGCCCGAACGCGATCGCCGCGCCGCCCTCGCCCCGCGCGGTGACCCTCGCGCTGCGTCAGCTCGCCGACCCGATGAACCTCATGCTCATCGGCGTGGTCGTGGTCAGCATCCTCATCGCGCAGCCGTCCGTCGCCGTCGTCGTCGCGTTGCTCGTGGGCCTGAACGTAGTGCTCGGCACACGGCAGGAGCTCGCGGCGCGTCGCAGCGTCGACGCCCTCGCCCAGTTGCAGATCCCGCAGGTGAGGGTGCTCCGCCAGGGCACGCTGCGCCAGATCGATGCGACGGACATCGTCGTGGGCGATGTCGTCCAGCTGGAGGCGGGCGACCTCGTGCCCGCGGACGGACGCATCCTCCGCAGCGCCACCTGTGAGACGCAGGAGTCGGCGTTGACGGGGGAGAGCGCCCCGGTCCCGAAGGATGCGGAGACGCTCGACGACGACGACGTCGCGCTGGGCGACCGCGAGAACATGCTCTTCCAGAACACGAGCCTCACGCGCGGCACCGCCGTGATGGTCGTGACCGAGACCGGGATGCAGACCCAGATGGGCCGCATCGCGGGGATGCTCACGGCGGTCGTCGGCACGCGCAGCCCCCTGCAACGTGAGCTGGACGGGCTCACGAAGGTGCTGGGACTCATCGCGTGGGGCGCCGTCGCGATCATGATCGTGCTCGGGTTCGCGCGCGGCGAGTCCGTGCAGACGGTGCTGCTCGTGGGAATCGCCATGGCGGTCTCCGCCATCCCGTCGGGGTTGCCGACCTTCGTGCAGGTGATGCTCTCGTACGGGGCCAAGCAGCTCGCCGAGCACCGGGCGGTCGTCAAGAACCTGAGCGACGTGGAGACGCTCGGCGCGACCTCCGCGATCAACTCCGACAAGACCGGCACGCTGACGCTCAACCAGATGACCGCTCGCCGCCTCTACGCGCGCGGCCAGTGGTTCTCGGTCGAGGGCGAGGGGTACCGCAAGGCGGGCGCGCTGCGTCATGCCGCCGGCCTCGAGGTGCCCGACTTCACGGCGCTCGCGTACGGACTGTGCCTCAACAGCGACGCGACGGTCTCGGATGCGGGCGCGGTGGTGGGGGATCCGACCGAGGCGGCCCTGGTGGTGCTCGCGGCCAAGCTCGGCGCCGATGCGGAGGAGACGCGGCGGCTGTACCCGCGCCAGGCCGAGGTGCCCTTCGACTCGGCGTACAAGTTCATGGTGACCTGCCACGACGTGCCGTGGGACGGCGTCAGCGCGTTCGTCGCGACCATCAAGGGCGGACCGGATGTGGTCCTCGATCGCTGCACGCACGCGCTGAACGCCGAGGGTGTCGTCCCCATCGCCAAGGCCCGCGACGACATCCTCGCGGCCAACGCCCGGCTCTCGGGTGAGGGACTGCGCGTGCTGGCGTTCGGCTACCGCATCCTCGACGACGAGCGGGACGCCGTGATCGCCGATCCGATGGCCTTCTCGGACGGCTTCGTGTTCGTGGCCCTCGTCGGCATCGTCGATCCCTTGCGACCCGAGGCGATCGAGGCGGTGCGCATCGCCGCGGGCGCCGGCATCGAGGTGCGCATGATCACGGGGGACCACGCCGTGACGGCCGCCGCGATCGGCGACGAGCTGGGCCTCGGCCCCGGCGCCATCAGCGGCTCCGAGCTGCGCGAGCTGAGCGATGCGCAGCTGTCGGCCCGCCTGCCCGAGCTGCATGTGTTCGGGCGCGTGACGCCGGAGGACAAACTGCGAGTGGCCCGTCTCCTGCAGGAGCGCGGCGAGATCGTCGCGATGACCGGCGATGCGGTCAACGATGCCGCCGCCCTCAAGCAGGCCGACATCGGTGTCGCGATGGGCTCCGGGAGCGAGGTCACGAAGCAGGCGGCGCGCATGATCCTGACGGACGACGACTTCGGCACCCTCGTCGAAGCGATCCGGCTGGGTCGGGGCATCTACGAGAAGATCGTCGGCTACGTCCGCTACCAGATGTCGACACTGTTCTCGCTCGTTCTGCTCTTCCTCGCCGCCAGCGTCTTCGACATCAACAACGGTGTGCCTCTCACGCCGCTCATGGTCATCTTCCTCAGCACGTTCATCACGTTCTTCCCCGTTCTGACCATCACGTTCGGACCCGACCCGGACGGCATCATGTCAAGGCCGCCCCGCGACGTGCGCCAGACCCTCGCGAACCGCGGGTCCATCACGCAGTGGCTCGTGTACGGCGGCACCATCTTCGCCACCGCGCTGGCGGCGCTCCTGCTGGCGCCCGGCGAAGCGCGCACGACCGAGGCGTCGGTGCCGGTCACGATGGCCTTCGTCGTCATCAGCCTCGGATCGGTGCTGGCGGGGATGGCGATGCGGCGGGACCCCGCATCCGGCTTCACGGCGCCGTGGGCGGACGCGCTCAAGTGGATGTGGATCCCCGTCGCGCTGACCGTCGTCTGCGTCGAGGTCGGGTTCGCCCAGAACCTGTTGATGACCACGGGCCTCAGCGGCGGCGAGTGGCTGCTGGCGCTCGCGCTGTCGGTGATCCCCGCCGCCGTGGTCGAGGCGGACAAGGCCCTGCGCCGCACCCGCGCCCGACGTTCCTGA
- a CDS encoding acetylxylan esterase — protein sequence MPRFDMDPHALREYRPEVREPADFDAFWAETIASSRAAGEEVRYQRVAAPFTLVDVYDVTFSGYAGEPVRAWLTVPAGADEPLPAVVEYNGYGGGRGLAGERLGWANAGYAHLLMDTRGQGSMWGTGGDTPDPHGTGPSVSGFMTRGIEDPAQYYYRRVFTDAVRLVDAARALDIVDADRVAVCGGSQGGGIALAAGALSDGLVAVMPDVPFLCHFERAVGLTDADPYQEIVRYLAVHRHTEERVFTTLSYFDGVNMARRSTAPALFSTALHDQTCPPSTVFAARNHYAGEADIEVYPHNQHEGGLMYQWLAQAEFLAARV from the coding sequence ATGCCGCGCTTCGACATGGATCCGCACGCCCTCCGCGAGTACCGGCCCGAGGTGCGCGAGCCCGCCGACTTCGACGCCTTCTGGGCAGAGACGATCGCCTCCTCCCGCGCCGCGGGCGAGGAGGTGCGCTACCAGCGCGTCGCAGCGCCGTTCACCCTGGTCGACGTCTACGACGTGACCTTCAGCGGCTACGCGGGCGAGCCGGTGCGCGCCTGGTTGACCGTGCCGGCCGGCGCCGACGAGCCGCTGCCCGCGGTCGTCGAGTACAACGGCTACGGCGGCGGGCGCGGGCTCGCGGGCGAACGCCTCGGCTGGGCCAACGCCGGCTACGCGCACCTGCTGATGGACACCCGTGGTCAGGGCTCGATGTGGGGAACCGGCGGCGACACCCCCGATCCGCACGGCACCGGCCCGTCGGTCAGCGGCTTCATGACGCGCGGGATCGAGGATCCCGCGCAGTACTACTACCGTCGCGTGTTCACGGATGCGGTGCGCCTCGTGGATGCGGCGCGCGCGCTCGACATCGTCGACGCCGACCGCGTCGCGGTCTGCGGAGGCAGCCAGGGCGGCGGGATCGCGCTGGCCGCGGGCGCATTGTCGGACGGGCTGGTCGCGGTCATGCCCGACGTGCCGTTCCTCTGCCACTTCGAGCGGGCTGTGGGACTCACGGACGCGGATCCGTACCAGGAGATCGTGCGCTACCTCGCGGTGCACCGCCACACCGAGGAGCGCGTGTTCACCACGCTGTCCTACTTCGACGGCGTCAACATGGCGCGCCGCTCCACCGCACCCGCGCTCTTCTCGACCGCGCTGCACGATCAGACGTGCCCGCCCTCGACGGTCTTCGCCGCTCGCAACCACTACGCGGGCGAGGCGGACATCGAGGTCTACCCCCACAACCAGCACGAGGGCGGCCTGATGTATCAGTGGCTCGCGCAGGCGGAGTTCCTCGCGGCGCGCGTGTGA
- a CDS encoding ABC transporter ATP-binding protein gives MSTVTGTSGEDRSDYTRAESREIRRRSMRLLGSLIAPLRGKLVLAAVVLVVSTALRVVGPALIAFGIDNALPAVLNELDWLPTIGVVAVYLASGLLGAALIGWYAVVAARLTQAVMLDLRTRIFRHTQRLSLEFHESYTSGRIISRQTSDLDTIRELLDGGLNELVSGVLFGAFTLIALLLLDWQSGVVLIVMGIPLGLLMRWFYRRSQMVYRESRVVSAKVIVHFVETMTGIRAVKAFRKEKRGDVEFGELSEQYRDVNMRSIRLFGTFEPGLMAISTLSLGAILLLGGIRVAGGALEIGVLLAAVLYVRNFFSPLQEVAMFLNSYQSAAAALEKVSGVLEEEPTVPEPAHPVALERPRGAIRFDDVAFGYGDGRVVLPDFSLDVPAGQTIALVGTTGAGKSTLAKLVSRFYDPTRGAVTLDGVDLRTLGSADLRRAIVMVTQEAYLFSGTVADNIALGKPDATLDEVRDAAMAVGAHAFIEALPDGYDTDVNKRGGRVSAGQRQLISFARAFLANPAVLILDEATASLDIPSERQIQSALGTLLADRTAIIIAHRLSTVAIADRVLVMEHGRIVEDDAPEALIGGTGTFARLHAAWRDSLV, from the coding sequence ATGAGTACCGTCACGGGAACCAGCGGCGAAGACCGCTCCGACTACACCCGCGCCGAGAGCCGAGAGATCCGGCGCCGCTCGATGCGGCTGCTCGGCTCGCTCATCGCACCGCTGCGCGGCAAGCTCGTCCTCGCGGCCGTCGTGCTCGTCGTCTCGACGGCGCTGCGGGTCGTGGGTCCGGCGCTCATCGCGTTCGGCATCGACAACGCCCTGCCCGCGGTGCTGAACGAGCTGGACTGGCTTCCCACGATCGGCGTGGTGGCCGTCTACCTCGCGTCGGGGCTGCTCGGAGCAGCTCTGATCGGGTGGTATGCGGTGGTCGCGGCACGCCTGACGCAGGCGGTCATGCTCGACCTCCGCACCCGCATCTTCCGCCACACGCAGCGGCTGAGCCTCGAGTTCCACGAGTCGTACACGTCGGGGCGGATCATCTCGCGCCAGACGAGCGACCTCGACACGATCCGGGAGCTCCTCGACGGTGGTCTCAACGAACTCGTCTCGGGTGTGCTGTTCGGCGCCTTCACGCTCATCGCGCTGCTGCTGCTGGACTGGCAGAGCGGCGTCGTGCTCATCGTCATGGGCATCCCGCTGGGCCTGCTCATGCGCTGGTTCTACCGCCGCTCGCAGATGGTCTACCGCGAGTCGCGCGTGGTCAGCGCGAAGGTCATCGTGCACTTCGTGGAGACCATGACCGGCATCCGTGCGGTCAAGGCGTTCCGCAAGGAGAAGCGCGGCGACGTCGAGTTCGGCGAGCTGAGCGAGCAGTACCGCGACGTGAACATGCGCTCCATCCGGCTGTTCGGCACCTTCGAGCCCGGGCTGATGGCGATCTCGACACTCAGTCTCGGCGCGATCCTGCTCCTCGGCGGCATCCGCGTCGCCGGCGGAGCGCTGGAGATCGGCGTGCTGCTGGCCGCCGTGCTGTACGTGCGCAACTTCTTCTCGCCGCTGCAGGAGGTGGCGATGTTCCTCAACTCCTACCAGTCGGCCGCGGCGGCGCTGGAGAAGGTGTCGGGTGTGCTGGAGGAGGAGCCCACGGTTCCCGAGCCTGCCCATCCCGTCGCACTGGAGCGCCCGCGCGGCGCGATCCGTTTCGACGACGTGGCGTTCGGTTACGGCGACGGCCGCGTGGTGCTGCCCGACTTCTCGCTCGACGTGCCCGCGGGACAGACGATCGCCCTCGTCGGCACGACCGGGGCGGGCAAGTCCACGCTGGCCAAGCTGGTCTCCCGCTTCTACGACCCGACCCGCGGCGCCGTGACGCTCGACGGCGTGGACCTGCGAACGCTCGGCTCGGCCGATCTGCGCCGCGCGATCGTCATGGTGACGCAGGAGGCGTATCTGTTCAGCGGCACGGTAGCCGACAACATCGCGCTCGGAAAGCCGGACGCGACCCTCGACGAGGTGCGGGATGCGGCGATGGCCGTCGGCGCGCACGCGTTCATCGAGGCGCTGCCCGACGGCTACGACACCGACGTGAACAAGCGCGGCGGACGCGTGTCAGCGGGACAGCGCCAGCTGATCTCCTTCGCGCGCGCGTTTCTGGCGAACCCGGCGGTGCTGATCCTCGACGAGGCGACCGCTTCGCTCGACATCCCGAGCGAGCGCCAGATCCAGTCGGCTCTGGGGACCCTGCTCGCGGATCGCACGGCCATCATCATCGCCCACCGCCTCTCGACCGTGGCGATCGCGGACCGCGTTCTCGTCATGGAGCACGGGCGCATCGTCGAGGACGACGCACCGGAGGCGCTCATCGGCGGCACCGGCACGTTCGCGCGCCTGCACGCCGCCTGGCGCGACTCGCTCGTGTGA